The Gemmatimonadota bacterium genomic interval GCCTGGACGCCTTCGGCACCCAGGTGGTGGCCCTGCGGCACAAGGGCGGCCTGCGGGAGGACGTGCAGACGCTGCCCGAGATCCTGCGGGAGCATGGATACGCGACCACCAGCGTGGGCTTTGCCGGGAACCCGTCGTCACGTGGGTTCGACAAGTACCTCGAGTATCCGAGCTGGGGAAGTTGGAACGAGGGGCGCAGCCCCAAGGCGCAGGAGTTGAACAACGTGGCCATCCCGGAACTGGACCGGCTCGCAAGGCGGCGCGGCCCCTTCTTCCTGTTCCTCCGTCACATGGACCCCCACGCGCCGTACCTGCCGCCGGAACCCTACGAGCGCATGTTCTACCACGGCGACGAGTGCGATCCGAAGAACCGGTCCATGGATCCGGTCAAGGCGTTCAAGCCATTCTGCGATTTCTTCGCTCAGTGGATGCCGCCCGGCATCACCGACAAGGACTACGTCATCGCCCAGTACGACGGCGCCGTGGCGTACATGGACGCCTGCATCCAGACGATCTTCAACGCCCTCGAGGCACACGGCATACTTGACGAGACGATCGTGATCCTCAACGGCGACCACGGCGAGACGCTCTACGACCACGAATGCTGGTTCGACCACCACGGCCTCTATGACGTGACGCTCCACGTCCCGCTCATCATCCGCTATCCCGGCAGGATCCCCGCGGGAAGCCGTATTGCCGGATACAATCAGCACAAGGACCTCGTTCCCACCATCATGGACCTGGCCGAAATCGATGCGGAGATCGATTTCGACGGTGACAGCCTGATGTCCCTGGTCGACGGCACGGTGTCGTCCTTCGACAGCGAGTTCTACATCACCGAGTGCACCTGGATGCGCAAGCACGGCTGGCGCACGCCGCAGTGGAAGCTGATGGTCGCCCTGGAGCCGGATTTCCACTTCAAGCCCCCGGTCGAGCTGTACAACCTGGTGGAGGACCCGGATGAGAACCACAACCTGGCCGATGAGCTTCCGGAGGTGGTCGGCCTGCTCAAGCGACGGATGAACAGCTGGATCCGGAAGCGTGTGCGGGAGAGCGGGAAACGCAATCCCATGCTCACCCAGGGGGACTGGCACGGGCACGAAGGCGTGGGGGCCTTCAAGTCCTCGCAGCAGGCCTACGATACCATGCATATCGGCGATCCCGACCAGGCCGCGAGCCTGCAGGCGCGCAGCCGGTGACGGGGTCGATCCGACGGGCTCGCCAGGCAGTTCGGGCAGTGTAAGCGCTTAATCGATTAGACGACGTAAGTCACGTATAGTGTGTAAGTTAACGAGAGAAATACCTGCATAGGGATTCTTTAAAGGAGCG includes:
- a CDS encoding sulfatase-like hydrolase/transferase — translated: MAKTRRRRKKHPNIVLLGVDSLLADHMSCYGYHRQTTPHIDRFAEGGALFEKTYSAHIPTTSAYASMLTGLDAFGTQVVALRHKGGLREDVQTLPEILREHGYATTSVGFAGNPSSRGFDKYLEYPSWGSWNEGRSPKAQELNNVAIPELDRLARRRGPFFLFLRHMDPHAPYLPPEPYERMFYHGDECDPKNRSMDPVKAFKPFCDFFAQWMPPGITDKDYVIAQYDGAVAYMDACIQTIFNALEAHGILDETIVILNGDHGETLYDHECWFDHHGLYDVTLHVPLIIRYPGRIPAGSRIAGYNQHKDLVPTIMDLAEIDAEIDFDGDSLMSLVDGTVSSFDSEFYITECTWMRKHGWRTPQWKLMVALEPDFHFKPPVELYNLVEDPDENHNLADELPEVVGLLKRRMNSWIRKRVRESGKRNPMLTQGDWHGHEGVGAFKSSQQAYDTMHIGDPDQAASLQARSR